A genome region from Carya illinoinensis cultivar Pawnee chromosome 2, C.illinoinensisPawnee_v1, whole genome shotgun sequence includes the following:
- the LOC122294583 gene encoding protein rough sheath 2 homolog, whose amino-acid sequence MPLPLKTGCRDQEREKGGTSSDPGHLKSKNGVEMKEGQRWQPEEDALLKAYVKQYGPKEWNLVSVRMGQPLHHDPKSCLERWKNYLKPGLKKGSLTMEEQSLVVSLQAKYGNKWKKIATKVPGRTPKRLGKWWEVFKEKQLKQQQQNQKKKNGSNAPEYALYR is encoded by the coding sequence ATGCCATTGCCATTGAAAACTGGCTGCAGGgatcaagagagagagaagggggggacCAGTAGTGATCCCGGCCATCTCAAAAGCAAAAATGGTGTTGAAATGAAGGAGGGTCAGCGGTGGCAGCCAGAGGAAGACGCACTCCTCAAAGCCTACGTTAAGCAATATGGCCCCAAAGAGTGGAATCTCGTCTCCGTCCGCATGGGGCAGCCCCtccatcacgaccccaagtcctGCCTCGAGCGCTGGAAGAACTACCTGAAGCCCGGCCTAAAAAAGGGCTCTCTCACCATGGAAGAACAGTCCCTTGTCGTATCCCTCCAGGCCAAGTATGGCAACAAGTGGAAGAAGATCGCCACCAAGGTCCCTGGACGCACGCCAAAGCGCCTCGGCAAGTGGTGGGAGGTCTTCAAGGAAAAGCAGCTCAAACAACAGCAGCAGaaccagaagaagaagaacggcAGTAATGCACCCGAATATGCACTGTACCGATGA
- the LOC122301782 gene encoding dof zinc finger protein DOF5.4-like — translation MRLQNKKPLHSSLYRCNSTNTKFCYYNNYNFSPSRHFCKNCRRYWTHDGTLRDIPVGGGSCKNAKRSCTVTTSTTTSQWDRSRWIMHWTSSAKEKEKEEEKKKSCSFSSRRPNPTTRNHDGRRQVSSPISSQSKTPALAPRGDAHQPNETLPHFQIFTTVDPKTLTLHVSKLIETLETQVTLSKLCGGYIRRRRGIDRINWTVKMERIHKTVGWKPNEDQVSLASIGEEELKSKKT, via the exons ATGAGGCTACAGAACAAGAAGCCGCTTCATAGCTCTCTTTATCGCTGCAACTCCACCAACACCAAGTTCTGTTACTACAACAACTACAACTTCTCTCCGTCCCGCCACTTCTGCAAGAACTGCCGCCGCTACTGGACTCACGACGGCACCCTCCGAGACATACCCGTTGGCGGCGGCTCCTGCAAGAACGCCAAGCGCTCTTGCACCGTCACGACCTCCACCACTACTTCCCAG TGGGATCGTAGCCGTTGGATCATGCACTGGACTTCATCGgcgaaggagaaggagaaggaggaggagaagaagaagagctgCTCTTTTTCTTCTCGTCGCCCGAATCCAACGACGAGGAATCATGATGGCCGACGCCAGGTATCTTCTCCGATATCTTCTCAATCAAAGACTCCTGCTTTGGCTCCTCGTGGTGATGCTCATCAGCCCAACGAAACCCTACCTCATTTTCAGATCTTCACCACAGTCGATCCAAAAACCCTCACGTTGCATGTTTCGAAACTGATAGAAACTCTCGAGACTCAAGTCACTCTCTCTAAGCTCTGTGGAGGCTATATACGACGAAGAAGAGGAATTGATAGAATTAATTGGACCGTTAAAATGGAAAGAATCCATAAAACTGTAGGATGGAAACCCAACGAAGATCAGGTTAGCTTAGCATCAATAGGTGAGGAGGAGTTGAAAAGCAAAAAGACATAG